A single genomic interval of Primulina huaijiensis isolate GDHJ02 chromosome 7, ASM1229523v2, whole genome shotgun sequence harbors:
- the LOC140980826 gene encoding serine/threonine-protein kinase BSK7-like isoform X1, with amino-acid sequence MGCHCSKLTSCCFLSESDGPGHEANNAEIEDKSEISDLPAFREYSIEQLRIATSGFAVANIVSEHGEKAPNVVYKGKLENQRRIAVKRFNRSAWPDSRQFLEEARAVGQLRNTRMANLLGCCCEGDERLLIAEFMPNETLAKHLFHWETQPMKWAMRLRVALCLAQALEYCTSKGRALYHDLNAYRVVFDDDANPRLSCFGLMKNSRDGKSYSTNLAFTPPEYLRTGRVTPESVMYSFGTLLLDLLSGKHIPPSHALDLIKDRNLQMLTDSCLEGEFSNDDGTELVRLASRCLQYEPRERPNPKSSAAALVSLQKETEVPSHVLMGIPHGGGTMPLSALGEACLRMDLTAIQEILEKIGYKDDEGAATELSFQMWTNQMQETLNSKKKGDAAFHHKDFKVAIECYSQFIEVGTMVSPTIFARRSLSYLMSEMAQEALNDAVQAQVISPVWHIASYLQASALFALGRENEAQIALKEGLILEEKRKATS; translated from the exons ATGGGCTGCCACTGTTCCAAGCTCACCTCATGTTGTTTTCTCTCGGAAAGTGATGGGCCGGGTCACGAAGCTAATAATGCTG AAATTGAGGATAAAAGTGAAATCAGTGATTTGCCTGCATTTCGCGAATACTCTATTGAACAACTCAGGATAGCTACATCCGGATTTGCTGTAGCAAACATAGTTTCAGAACATGGGGAGAAAGCTCCGAATGTGGTTTATAAGGGGAAATTGGAGAATCAGAGGCGGATAGCTGTCAAACGCTTTAACAGGTCTGCTTGGCCTGATTCCAGGCAGTTTTTG GAAGAAGCAAGAGCTGTTGGTCAACTCCGGAATACTAGAATGGCGAATTTACTTGGTTGCTGCTGTGAAGGTGATGAGAGGTTGCTGATTGCTGAATTTATGCCCAATGAAACACTAGCAAAACATCTATTTCACT GGGAAACACAGCCTATGAAGTGGGCAATGCGATTGAGGGTCGCATTGTGTCTTGCACAAGCATTAGAATATTGCACAAGTAAAGGGCGTGCTCTTTATCATGATCTTAATGCCTACAGAGTAGTCTTTGATGAC GATGCCAATCCTAGACTGTCATGCTTTGGTTTGATGAAGAACAGTAGAGATGGAAAAAGTTACAGTACAAATTTGGCATTTACTCCTCCAGAGTACCTTAGGACCG GGAGAGTAACACCGGAAAGCGTAATGTACAGCTTTGGCACACTTTTACTTGACCTTCTCAGTGGAAAACACATTCCACCGAGTCAT GCCCTTGATTTGATAAAGGACCGGAATCTTCAAATGCTAACAGATTCTTGCTTGGAAGGTGAATTTTCGAATGATGATGGAACTGAGTTGGTACGTCTAGCGTCAAGATGTCTGCAATATGAACCGAGAGAGAGGccaaatcctaaatcatcagcTGCTGCGTTAGTTTCTCTTCAGAAGGAAACTGAG GTTCCTTCTCATGTACTGATGGGTATCCCTCATGGTGGAGGGACTATGCCTCTATCAGCACTCGGTGAAGCATGTTTGAGAATGGATTTAACAGCCATACAAGAAATATTAGAAAAGATCGGTTACAAAGACGACGAAGGAGCAGCAACTGAG CTCTCGTTCCAGATGTGGACCAATCAAATGCAGGAAACATTGAACTCGAAGAAAAAGGGTGATGCTGCATTCCATCATAAAGATTTTAAGGTTGCGATTGAATGTTACTCACAG TTTATTGAAGTTGGAACAATGGTCTCCCCCACTATTTTCGCTCGTCGCAGTTTGTCTTATCTCATGAGTGAGATGGCACAGGAGGCCCTCAATGATGCGGTGCAAGCACAGGTTATATCTCCTGTTTGGCATATAGCGTCATATTTACAAGCATCTGCTCTTTTCGCGTTAGGAAGGGAGAACGAGGCACAAATTGCACTTAAAGAGGGTTTGATTCTTGAAGAAAAGCGGAAGGCTACATCCTAA
- the LOC140980826 gene encoding serine/threonine-protein kinase BSK7-like isoform X2, giving the protein MANLLGCCCEGDERLLIAEFMPNETLAKHLFHWETQPMKWAMRLRVALCLAQALEYCTSKGRALYHDLNAYRVVFDDDANPRLSCFGLMKNSRDGKSYSTNLAFTPPEYLRTGRVTPESVMYSFGTLLLDLLSGKHIPPSHALDLIKDRNLQMLTDSCLEGEFSNDDGTELVRLASRCLQYEPRERPNPKSSAAALVSLQKETEVPSHVLMGIPHGGGTMPLSALGEACLRMDLTAIQEILEKIGYKDDEGAATELSFQMWTNQMQETLNSKKKGDAAFHHKDFKVAIECYSQFIEVGTMVSPTIFARRSLSYLMSEMAQEALNDAVQAQVISPVWHIASYLQASALFALGRENEAQIALKEGLILEEKRKATS; this is encoded by the exons ATGGCGAATTTACTTGGTTGCTGCTGTGAAGGTGATGAGAGGTTGCTGATTGCTGAATTTATGCCCAATGAAACACTAGCAAAACATCTATTTCACT GGGAAACACAGCCTATGAAGTGGGCAATGCGATTGAGGGTCGCATTGTGTCTTGCACAAGCATTAGAATATTGCACAAGTAAAGGGCGTGCTCTTTATCATGATCTTAATGCCTACAGAGTAGTCTTTGATGAC GATGCCAATCCTAGACTGTCATGCTTTGGTTTGATGAAGAACAGTAGAGATGGAAAAAGTTACAGTACAAATTTGGCATTTACTCCTCCAGAGTACCTTAGGACCG GGAGAGTAACACCGGAAAGCGTAATGTACAGCTTTGGCACACTTTTACTTGACCTTCTCAGTGGAAAACACATTCCACCGAGTCAT GCCCTTGATTTGATAAAGGACCGGAATCTTCAAATGCTAACAGATTCTTGCTTGGAAGGTGAATTTTCGAATGATGATGGAACTGAGTTGGTACGTCTAGCGTCAAGATGTCTGCAATATGAACCGAGAGAGAGGccaaatcctaaatcatcagcTGCTGCGTTAGTTTCTCTTCAGAAGGAAACTGAG GTTCCTTCTCATGTACTGATGGGTATCCCTCATGGTGGAGGGACTATGCCTCTATCAGCACTCGGTGAAGCATGTTTGAGAATGGATTTAACAGCCATACAAGAAATATTAGAAAAGATCGGTTACAAAGACGACGAAGGAGCAGCAACTGAG CTCTCGTTCCAGATGTGGACCAATCAAATGCAGGAAACATTGAACTCGAAGAAAAAGGGTGATGCTGCATTCCATCATAAAGATTTTAAGGTTGCGATTGAATGTTACTCACAG TTTATTGAAGTTGGAACAATGGTCTCCCCCACTATTTTCGCTCGTCGCAGTTTGTCTTATCTCATGAGTGAGATGGCACAGGAGGCCCTCAATGATGCGGTGCAAGCACAGGTTATATCTCCTGTTTGGCATATAGCGTCATATTTACAAGCATCTGCTCTTTTCGCGTTAGGAAGGGAGAACGAGGCACAAATTGCACTTAAAGAGGGTTTGATTCTTGAAGAAAAGCGGAAGGCTACATCCTAA